Proteins encoded by one window of Collimonas fungivorans:
- a CDS encoding sigma-54-dependent transcriptional regulator, whose product MSSPRILVVDDEAHLRELLEIALVKMGLDVDSADSLSAARSHLAQNEYALVLTDMRLPDGLGIELVREVSAGEKVIPIAVITAYGSADNAVMALKAGAFDYLSKPVALDQLRLMVQSALRVGKPVENLRPAADSKLRAGSSSALRLIGQSAAMQELRTQIVRLARSMAPVAITGESGSGKELAARDIHALSPRADKPFVAVNCGAIPEALMEAEFFGYRKGAFTGAADDRDGFFQAANGGTLLLDEVADLPLAMQVKLLRAIQERRVRKVGATVEEAVDVRLVSATHQNLAECVESGRFRQDLYYRLNVIELKLPPLRERLDDIGLLVAAILARLSTFTPEAEQVTLAPAALSALCAYAFPGNVRELENILERALAFANDGVIEVADLGLKGGQGRPAEMPDLADHYSEAAAVAGVPMATNLESAAPGAAVQLNGGELPSSLPDYLDDIERDVIRQALTRTHFNRTKAADLLGISFRQLRYRMQRLSIHEQD is encoded by the coding sequence ATGAGCTCACCCCGTATTCTGGTTGTTGACGACGAAGCGCACCTGCGCGAACTGCTGGAAATCGCCTTGGTCAAGATGGGGCTGGATGTCGACAGCGCCGACAGCCTGTCCGCTGCGCGCAGCCATCTGGCGCAAAATGAATATGCGCTGGTCCTGACCGACATGCGCCTGCCGGACGGGCTCGGAATCGAGCTGGTGCGCGAAGTCAGCGCTGGCGAAAAGGTCATACCGATTGCCGTGATCACCGCTTATGGCAGCGCCGACAATGCCGTCATGGCGCTGAAAGCAGGCGCTTTCGATTATTTATCGAAACCGGTGGCGCTGGACCAACTGCGCCTGATGGTGCAGTCGGCTCTGCGTGTCGGTAAGCCGGTGGAGAACCTGCGTCCGGCGGCGGACTCGAAGCTGCGCGCCGGCTCAAGCTCGGCGTTGCGCCTCATCGGCCAGTCTGCCGCCATGCAGGAATTACGCACGCAGATCGTGCGCCTGGCGCGCAGCATGGCGCCGGTGGCGATCACCGGCGAGTCCGGCAGCGGCAAGGAACTGGCGGCGCGCGATATCCATGCGCTCAGTCCGCGCGCCGACAAGCCGTTTGTCGCCGTCAACTGCGGCGCCATCCCGGAAGCCTTGATGGAAGCGGAGTTCTTTGGCTATCGCAAAGGCGCGTTTACCGGCGCCGCCGACGACCGCGACGGTTTTTTCCAGGCCGCCAACGGCGGCACCTTGCTGCTGGATGAGGTCGCCGACCTGCCGCTGGCGATGCAGGTCAAGCTGTTGCGTGCGATCCAGGAGCGCCGCGTGCGCAAGGTTGGGGCGACGGTGGAGGAGGCGGTAGATGTGCGCCTGGTCAGCGCCACCCACCAGAATCTGGCCGAGTGTGTCGAATCAGGTAGATTTCGCCAGGATTTGTACTATCGTTTGAATGTCATCGAATTAAAATTGCCGCCGCTGCGCGAGCGGCTGGACGACATCGGCCTGCTGGTCGCCGCGATCCTGGCGCGCTTGTCGACGTTTACACCGGAGGCGGAACAGGTGACGCTGGCGCCGGCGGCGTTGTCGGCGCTGTGCGCTTATGCGTTTCCCGGCAATGTGCGCGAACTGGAAAATATCCTGGAGCGGGCGCTGGCGTTTGCCAACGACGGCGTCATCGAAGTGGCGGATCTGGGTCTGAAGGGCGGCCAGGGACGGCCGGCGGAAATGCCTGACTTGGCCGATCACTACAGCGAGGCCGCAGCGGTTGCCGGCGTGCCCATGGCGACGAACCTGGAGTCGGCTGCGCCCGGCGCGGCGGTACAATTGAATGGCGGCGAACTGCCGTCATCGTTGCCGGACTATCTTGACGATATCGAGCGCGACGTCATCCGGCAGGCGCTGACGCGCACGCATTTCAACCGCACCAAGGCCGCCGATCTGCTGGGCATCAGTTTTCGCCAGCTGCGCTACCGGATGCAGCGATTGTCGATCCACGAGCAAGATTAG
- a CDS encoding sensor histidine kinase, which translates to MISTSLTPMNGKPDTFWRTLQTFNVTRIVVAMVMLAYLSTQSKNETWFSQLFTNPQTCSVYLLCAAIFTLVTAYYHRHYMAQIVLPITVDMIAVSILYIGAGGAKGGLAILYLFPLAGAAILAPLLVALLFVSIATMVLLAESGYQILQSAPDASSLQAGLYGGAFFFAVLVINRLADKLIKQEELATQRGRDLRVQMDINRIAIKDMGDGLLVVDPLGTLIMANPAAERMLGLSLSLLDEEQQHKLSDYAMLAPITDALFAWESRAGDLPHAVSPAVGEAVFVTIKHTDDLGQDAAAIDWSGRRELAAHLKVRFAAVRMRELSEYRAVIFLQDVSEIENQAQQLKLAAMGRLTASIAHEVRNPLASISYAATLLAEEATDEAEARLLTIIEDNVARLNRMIEDILKLSRKAQRQLEPILLAPLLQDIVRDFRQTHAVAPAAIDLQIDAAERQSVWFDPLHLREVVTNLLSNAVRYASGQPGGMRLQVMSSVAGRLELHVQDDGEPISPAVRAHLFEPFYTTSSKGTGLGLFLARELCLNNGALLDYEYRHDVQGQNSSHVSGRFVIAFAAHDPVSPAD; encoded by the coding sequence ATGATTAGCACCAGCCTCACTCCCATGAACGGTAAACCGGATACATTCTGGCGTACGTTGCAGACATTCAACGTGACCCGGATCGTGGTGGCGATGGTGATGCTGGCCTACCTCAGCACCCAGAGCAAAAACGAAACCTGGTTCTCGCAGCTGTTTACCAATCCGCAGACCTGCAGCGTCTACCTGCTGTGCGCGGCCATCTTCACGCTGGTCACCGCTTATTACCACCGCCATTACATGGCGCAGATAGTGCTGCCGATCACGGTGGACATGATCGCGGTGTCCATCCTGTATATAGGCGCCGGCGGCGCCAAGGGCGGCCTGGCGATCCTGTATCTGTTCCCCCTGGCCGGCGCAGCCATCCTGGCGCCGCTGCTGGTGGCGCTGTTGTTTGTCTCGATTGCGACCATGGTGCTGCTGGCGGAAAGCGGTTATCAGATATTGCAGTCGGCGCCGGATGCCTCCTCCCTGCAGGCCGGTTTGTATGGCGGCGCTTTCTTTTTTGCCGTGCTGGTGATCAACCGGCTGGCCGACAAGCTGATCAAGCAAGAGGAACTGGCGACCCAGCGCGGCAGGGACCTGCGGGTGCAAATGGATATCAACCGCATCGCGATCAAGGACATGGGCGATGGCTTGCTGGTGGTCGATCCGCTTGGCACCCTGATCATGGCGAATCCGGCGGCGGAGCGTATGCTGGGTTTGTCCTTATCCTTGCTGGACGAGGAACAGCAGCACAAATTGAGCGACTATGCGATGCTGGCGCCAATAACGGATGCCTTGTTTGCCTGGGAATCGCGGGCCGGCGACCTGCCGCACGCGGTTTCGCCGGCAGTAGGCGAGGCTGTATTCGTCACCATCAAGCATACCGATGACCTTGGCCAGGACGCCGCCGCCATCGACTGGAGCGGCCGGCGCGAACTGGCGGCGCATCTGAAAGTGCGCTTTGCCGCGGTCAGGATGCGCGAGCTGAGCGAGTACCGTGCGGTCATCTTTTTGCAGGATGTCAGTGAAATCGAGAACCAGGCCCAGCAGCTGAAACTGGCAGCCATGGGCCGCCTGACCGCCAGCATCGCGCATGAGGTGCGCAACCCGCTGGCGTCGATTTCCTATGCTGCGACCTTGCTGGCGGAGGAGGCGACTGACGAGGCGGAGGCGCGCCTGCTGACTATCATCGAAGACAATGTAGCGCGCCTGAACCGCATGATTGAGGATATCCTGAAGCTGTCGCGCAAGGCGCAACGGCAACTCGAACCGATTTTGCTGGCGCCCTTGCTGCAGGATATCGTCAGGGATTTCAGGCAGACCCATGCGGTGGCGCCGGCCGCGATTGACTTGCAGATCGACGCGGCGGAGCGGCAGAGCGTCTGGTTTGATCCCTTGCATCTGCGCGAAGTCGTGACCAACCTGCTGTCGAACGCAGTGCGTTACGCCAGCGGCCAGCCGGGCGGGATGCGCTTGCAGGTGATGTCCAGCGTCGCCGGGCGGCTGGAGCTGCATGTGCAGGACGACGGCGAACCGATTTCACCGGCGGTGCGGGCGCACCTGTTCGAGCCGTTTTATACCACCTCCAGCAAGGGCACCGGGCTGGGCTTGTTTTTAGCGCGCGAGTTATGCTTGAATAACGGCGCGTTGCTCGATTATGAATACCGGCATGATGTCCAAGGACAGAATTCCAGCCATGTGAGTGGTCGTTTTGTTATTGCGTTTGCTGCCCATGACCCTGTGTCTCCTGCTGATTAG
- a CDS encoding PP0621 family protein, translating to MKLIILIVVVLAVIVWLQRLKKNLTQSRPAPGEPTFNSGAAASAAGDSPQAEAIVACAHCGMHFPASEALADASGAVFCSAEHRRLHST from the coding sequence ATGAAACTGATTATTTTGATTGTTGTCGTCCTGGCTGTAATCGTCTGGCTGCAGCGCCTGAAAAAGAACCTCACCCAGAGTCGTCCGGCACCAGGCGAGCCGACCTTCAACAGTGGCGCCGCGGCTTCCGCCGCCGGCGATTCGCCGCAGGCTGAAGCCATAGTCGCTTGCGCCCATTGCGGCATGCATTTCCCGGCGTCGGAGGCCTTGGCCGATGCTTCCGGCGCGGTTTTTTGCAGTGCGGAACACCGTCGCCTGCATTCGACCTGA
- a CDS encoding cytochrome C assembly family protein has protein sequence MQTYLFVLVALLYIGCTFLPSSRRQTISIVVAAAWVLHGGVLWSDVVGPEQLRVGFSMMLSATLWVSVAAYWLENRNYTLDGLRVLVLPMAALAAILPAIFPGNMVPLNGKSPVFLWHIVISILAYSTLTIAAFHAVLMVLQESRLHTRPGAAKAGWFGVALDRLPALLTMEKLLFRLIAFGFFLLTLTVLSGVVFSEELFNKAFKWDHKTIFTMLSWALFGLLLAGRRWQGWRGRTALSFTLTGFAVLLLAYVGSRFVLEVVLHRVLV, from the coding sequence ATGCAAACATATCTTTTCGTTCTGGTGGCGCTGCTATATATAGGCTGCACCTTTTTGCCGTCGAGCCGGCGCCAGACCATTTCCATTGTTGTCGCCGCCGCCTGGGTGCTGCACGGCGGCGTGCTGTGGTCCGACGTGGTCGGGCCGGAACAGCTGCGGGTCGGGTTTTCGATGATGCTGTCGGCCACCTTATGGGTGTCGGTCGCGGCCTACTGGCTGGAGAACCGCAACTATACCTTGGACGGCCTGCGGGTCCTGGTGCTGCCGATGGCGGCGCTGGCGGCGATTCTGCCGGCCATATTCCCGGGCAACATGGTGCCGCTGAACGGCAAGTCGCCGGTGTTCCTGTGGCATATCGTGATTTCCATCCTGGCCTACAGCACCCTGACTATCGCCGCATTCCACGCAGTGCTGATGGTATTGCAGGAGTCGCGCCTGCATACCCGGCCGGGCGCGGCGAAAGCCGGCTGGTTCGGGGTTGCGCTGGATCGCTTGCCGGCCTTGCTGACCATGGAAAAACTGCTGTTTCGCCTGATTGCTTTCGGATTTTTCCTGTTGACGCTGACGGTGCTGTCGGGTGTGGTGTTTTCCGAAGAGCTGTTCAACAAGGCTTTCAAATGGGATCACAAGACCATTTTCACCATGTTGTCATGGGCCTTGTTCGGGCTGCTGCTGGCGGGCCGCAGGTGGCAGGGCTGGCGCGGCCGCACTGCCCTCAGTTTCACCTTGACCGGGTTTGCCGTTTTATTATTGGCGTATGTAGGGAGCCGCTTCGTGCTTGAAGTTGTGTTGCATCGGGTATTAGTATGA
- the ffh gene encoding signal recognition particle protein encodes MLDNLTQRLAKVVKTMRGEARLTETNTADMLREVRLALLEADVALPAVREFIANVKQKALGEEVIASLTPGQALVGVVQRELASLMGADLGPEASQLNFATQPPAIILMAGLQGAGKTTTVGKLAKYLREQKKKKVLTVSADVYRPAAIGQLQTVTAQVGADFFPTATTDKPVEIALAALDYAKRHYHDVLIIDTAGRLGIDEAMMKEISAIHAAVKPIETLFVVDAMLGQDAINTAKAFSDALPLTGIVLTKLDGDARGGAALSVRHITGKPIKFAGTAEKLDGLEAFDPTRMANRILGMGDILALVEEAQKGVDVAAAKDLAHKIKGGGKFDLNDFKAQLGQMKKMGGLSNLMDKLPAQFQQAAGGANMDQAEKQVRRMEGIINSMTAQERAKPELIKASRKRRIAVGAGVQVQEVNRMLSQFDQMQSMMKKLKGGGMMKMMRGMKGMMPGMR; translated from the coding sequence ATGCTCGACAATCTGACCCAACGCCTCGCCAAAGTCGTCAAAACCATGCGCGGCGAAGCGCGCCTTACCGAAACCAATACCGCCGACATGCTGCGCGAAGTGCGCCTGGCCTTGCTGGAAGCCGACGTCGCCTTGCCGGCGGTGCGCGAATTCATCGCCAACGTCAAGCAAAAAGCGCTGGGCGAAGAAGTGATTGCTTCGCTGACCCCGGGCCAGGCCCTGGTCGGCGTGGTGCAGCGCGAGCTGGCCTCGCTGATGGGCGCCGACCTCGGTCCTGAGGCGTCGCAGCTGAATTTCGCTACCCAGCCGCCGGCGATCATCCTGATGGCAGGCCTGCAGGGCGCGGGTAAAACCACCACCGTCGGCAAGCTGGCCAAATACCTGCGTGAACAAAAGAAGAAAAAAGTACTGACCGTTTCGGCCGACGTCTACCGTCCGGCCGCGATCGGCCAGTTGCAGACCGTGACTGCCCAGGTCGGTGCCGACTTCTTCCCCACCGCCACCACCGACAAGCCGGTCGAGATCGCGCTAGCCGCGCTCGACTACGCCAAGCGCCATTATCACGATGTCCTGATCATCGACACCGCCGGCCGGCTCGGCATCGACGAAGCGATGATGAAGGAAATCAGCGCCATCCATGCCGCCGTCAAGCCGATCGAAACCCTGTTCGTGGTCGACGCCATGCTCGGCCAAGACGCCATCAATACCGCCAAGGCCTTCAGCGACGCCCTGCCGCTGACCGGCATCGTGCTGACCAAACTGGACGGCGATGCGCGCGGCGGCGCCGCGCTGTCGGTCAGGCATATCACCGGCAAGCCGATCAAGTTCGCCGGCACCGCGGAAAAGCTGGACGGCCTGGAAGCCTTCGATCCGACCCGCATGGCCAACCGCATCCTCGGCATGGGCGACATCCTGGCCCTGGTCGAAGAAGCCCAGAAAGGCGTCGACGTCGCCGCCGCCAAGGACCTGGCGCACAAGATCAAGGGCGGCGGCAAATTCGACCTGAACGACTTCAAGGCGCAGCTCGGCCAGATGAAAAAAATGGGCGGCTTGTCCAACCTGATGGACAAATTGCCGGCCCAATTCCAGCAGGCGGCAGGCGGCGCCAATATGGACCAGGCGGAAAAACAGGTACGCCGGATGGAGGGCATCATCAACTCGATGACTGCCCAGGAACGGGCCAAGCCGGAGCTGATCAAGGCTTCGCGCAAACGCCGCATCGCCGTCGGCGCCGGCGTCCAGGTGCAGGAAGTCAACCGCATGCTGTCGCAATTTGACCAAATGCAGTCGATGATGAAAAAACTCAAAGGCGGCGGCATGATGAAAATGATGCGCGGCATGAAAGGCATGATGCCGGGCATGCGCTAA
- a CDS encoding SWIB/MDM2 domain-containing protein translates to MATAKKPAVAAKKPAATKAKAAPVKAAAKPAVKKADAPKVARKPNAAFMKALTPSAVLAAVVGATPLPRTEVTKKVWEYIKKHKLQNPENKRNIIADEKLKAVFGGKKEVSMFEMTKLISDHLK, encoded by the coding sequence ATGGCCACAGCCAAAAAACCAGCAGTTGCAGCAAAGAAGCCAGCAGCGACCAAAGCAAAAGCAGCTCCGGTCAAAGCGGCAGCCAAGCCTGCAGTAAAAAAAGCCGACGCTCCGAAAGTAGCGCGCAAGCCTAACGCAGCATTCATGAAAGCATTGACGCCGTCAGCTGTCCTGGCTGCTGTCGTCGGCGCGACACCGCTGCCACGCACTGAAGTCACCAAGAAGGTTTGGGAATACATCAAGAAGCACAAGCTGCAGAATCCAGAAAACAAACGCAATATCATTGCGGATGAAAAACTGAAAGCTGTCTTTGGCGGCAAAAAAGAAGTGTCGATGTTTGAAATGACCAAACTCATTTCCGATCACTTGAAATAA